The Salvia splendens isolate huo1 chromosome 20, SspV2, whole genome shotgun sequence nucleotide sequence GAGATGATGTATGGGAAATACGCTATATATGATATAAGTGGTATATGACAATTGGAAGTggtatctaaactaaataagttAAAGTAAACATATAATGAAGGGTAATGAGAAAGTTTAGTAAGTACGAATGGCACACCAATAGGCTGATTGTACACCATGGTGTATGGCCCGAGTTCTTCTCGGACCCGATCGGTCTCCACGCGGGAGAAATAAGTAGGGCATCATGATGCAGGCTCGAGTTTTATACTCAAGTCCGATAGGTCCACACACGGTGAAAATATTTGTGTACCATGGTACATGCCCAAGACTCTCTCTACTGCCCGTATAGGGAATTAGATTTTTGTGTATATCTCGGTTAATAAGACCGAGCAAAATTAGTGATGCATACGATGCTAAACGGTATCCTCTGATGGTTAAGTGGTATTGTTTAATGTTTCTTGAAGTTACCTAAGGATATATGATATTGTCTGATGAGATATGACGCGATTATATGATATAAAGTGTTAAAGTGATAGTGAGTGACATAATATGACATTTTAGTGTAAAGATGATGATGTGTGAAAATTATGTGCTTATGCGAAACATATTCGATGAATGAATTATATCAGAACTAAGATAGGAATAACAATAGTCACTTGAAATCATCTCAATCACATGGATAAGAATGGCTCTACAAATAGATATTTAATACTACTTCATGATATCAAATTGTGGTATCTCCTATTCGGTCAATCGCTGGGCAAGTAGGGGGTGTTACAGGGCACAAGCTGCAGGGCTCCGATGCAATATTGTGGGGGATGATTGAAGGTGATGTGAAATTCGTATGCAGATAAGAAttccatttttttccttttttttgtggCAAGAAATATAAACCAAGATTTTAATACTTGGATTGTGAATATACTGTTTTCTTGCTATCAATGACATGTTCGAGTGGATGTGAGTGATCTtactgaaaaatatttttttttttttttggtttcttGTTGTAAAATGGTGTTGTCTTACCATGTGATTGTTAATGCCATCTCTTAGAATCATGATGGAAGAATCGAAGAAGAATGATTCGGCTGGACGATACCAAATATCAATATCAACAACTCGGATAGTAATGGAGTGTTGGACGagaatgactcaactatgagggaacttcccgaaatgaaaaaatgactcaactacgagggaacggagggaatatCTTTTGGTGAACTGAATAAAATAATCGCCTTTGCACAATTGCCAATTTGCAGtccttttgaaaaaaatatcattactCTCAACTGTGAATCCTTCCATTTTTTTAACTTGAGAAAGCCCTCAAATATCTAATGAACTAGAGAAAAAAATGCCAAATTGCAACTTTGGTTATTAGTACAGTAGAAAAACATTGATATTGATAATATGAAAAGTAAAGTTAATGGAAGTTTGCTAGATTGGATTAAATCGAAAAGAACCCTCTGATATCCAAGTGAAAATGTTTATTGGTGAAATGGGAACAATAGTCTTATGTTTCGAAGCGGATAAAGCATACTACACTATCAATACAATCGATAAGGATCACCTAAAACATCTCCTACGCGGGAGGTTTAGTGGATCTAGCTCGAGCTTCGTCTCCGTCTCTAAGAGTAAGAGGGGCAGGTTTAGTGGATCTAGCCCGAGCTTCGTCTCCGTCTCTAAGAGTAAGTGGGGCGAACGAGACCGAGCTAGTGAGCCTTCTGAAGAGACTAGGCTGCGCTCTCGGCACAGCCTTGGCCGTCTTCACTTTAGCTATGTGGAAACCAATCGCATCTACATACCAACCACACTTGCCTTTGAATCCCACAATCTGCCCTCCTTCCATCGGCAGACTGAATGGCGTCCCTTCTTCCACTCCAAACGCCCCCAATGTTCTGCGGTTTGTCCTGAACGTCAGCGACCGGATCACCGGGCTCCCCCCGTGCACCACCGGGGCGTAGTGCCCCCACACCGCAGTCAGGTACTCCTCTGGAAACTGCAGCTTCACCTATGCACCCAATAAGTATGGAGTCTTACTTCAATACCTTTAATACTACTATGTTGGAATAATTGGATGATGCAAATAATATTTATACCTCTGCAGTTTTGGTGCCTCCGCTACCTCCACGCTTCTCCGCTGCAATGGGCCTTCCGTTTCTATCATACACGACGCGTATTGAATCGATGCAACGACCATACATGAGCTTGATCTCCCTCACTCCATTGAAGCTCCCATCATCCCAATTGCTCCCTCCGTTTCCTCCCCATGGCCCAACCACGATCTCCTTTCCATCGCTCGCCTCGTCCTTTTCCCCTTGCTACAAGATCAAGATCACACCATAAATTTCATATGTTTTGACAAGATTATAGTAGTAGGACAAGCATGAAAATAGTAGCGTACCATGTTTAACCTGGGAGTACTTGCAAGAAAAGTAAAGAGCAAATATGCTAATTGCAATGCTTAAACacatactactatatatatatatatatacacatcaGCTAGAGTAGAAGAATGTTCCACTTTTGCTCCAGTATCTAATTCCAATACAGGCAAAGGGAATAAAGATTACCTTTTTAGTTTAGGGTACAACATTAGCGGTTTAGATTCAATATGATTGCTTTGAATCTGTGCTGAGATGATTAAATGGGGATATATTCCTTGTACTGTTCATCTTCGTGATAAAAGGTAGATGAGCTGCATCAATTTGATGATAATGAGTATATATTCTCACTATGTCAGACTGTTCATATATTCAAAGTTATGTGCAGCCACAGCAACAGAGCTGGcaaaaataattttagtttTACCAAAAAATAAGTCGGACTCCAATTCTATGCACAGACACAATCCTTATGTCATTCAACTCTGGACTTCTTTATCTTAGGCGTCCATGTGAAGTCGTATAATGTCTTCCTCCGTACACACTCCTTGCTTGAAACTTTAACATCTTCAATGTAATGTCTCCAACATTTGTTGGAGTAGAATCCGCAGCAGCTCGGGCTATCTTCTCTGTCCATTATCAGCGTATTTATCAACTGCAACCACAGCCAAAACGATGAGCGTGCATATTACAGAAGAACATCGTTTATCATTTGCAGGGCACTAAATATCTGAACAAAAGATCAAATTACAAGACCATAGTTCCTCTATAGACAATTTCCATGGTTTCCATTCCTTCTCAAGGAATTGAAAGAGGTTTGTTTTGCGGAATTAAGCTCGAATAAATTGCAAGAGCAAGAAAAACACACTCGGATTGGTTACATAGTTTGCCTCTATGAGACTACATCTTGGGAGCACTGCCAAGACCGagattttacattatttttttgaattcaaTTACGGGTCATTTCTAAGAGACAACAGCTTTAAATCTGCCCTAATTATGATTGTGCCCACAATGACAAGAACACTCTTACTGAGCGACAAAAGCCTTAAACCTGCACTAATTATGATTGTGCCCAAATGACACCCTTACTAACAAAGGGTAGGTTGAGTAATTTTAGGCTCCTCCATAACTAAATGCAGAAAACAACTACAAAACCCTTACTAACAAGTAACAACACATGTACGTTAAGACTCCATAGTTCAATAGTTCAACTAGAAAACATTCTTAcgaaaatgagacatttatgcACAACTTGAGTGGAAGCATTGGCGTGAGTCTCCTATTTAACTCCAACTACCAAGtattcattcaattttgatgttgtatatatattatgttCTTTCTCTTAATGTTCCAACCAAAGGGTAAATTTGATGCTTTGACAAGTTCATTCTTTTGCACATTAACTGTAATTATGACAAGCAACAACCATaaaagagacggtatagagcaTTAGAACTACATCTTATATACACAAGTCAATGAGAAAAACACTAGGGGCTCATTTGGTTGACAGTATAGAACTACATcttatacactacacacacaattAACTACTATAATGCATTGCACAGTCGCAAGTTTTTACCTCGAGTAGCTCACCCTCGGCCGATGATACTAAAGCCAGACTCTTTCCATGGATCTCCCTCAACCAATTATCAACATTCTTCACAACTTTCGACGCTGATGCAATCAATTCTATCCTGCTAGCCTTAGCTTGCCAAAGATCCTTCTTTCTTGCTTCTTCGAAAATCTTCATAGTCTGCAAacaaaattcaacatataaatTGACGACAGACAAGGCATTACGATAAAACTCCATGTGCTGAACAACAAACAAGAAAATGCAGAACCTTCTTGGTGTATATGATCAATTTAAGCCCTGCTTTGGATCCATCCAAGTCCCAAGAGAAGCGGTCACACGAATCATCTGGTCTCTTGTTACATGAACTGGGAGAGAGCTTCACGTGAGATAAACGCGGAGCATTGAGAAGGGGGAAAAACCTCCCCTGGCCTTGGTATTCGAATGAGTGGAGATAAGGAGCAATTACATCGACTTCATTCAGCATGTAGCATTTGATCAAGGTCAAGCTCTTCAATGTTTGGCTACACATCCTAATCTTCTCTATTCTGGTGCAGTTTCGAAGCTCCAATTTCTCAAGCAACGGAGACATGGAAATGTGATTTTCAAAGGCAGAGTCTGTCATCCCACTGCCCATCAACGTCAAATTCCTCAGCTTTTCCGTGCAATTGAGGCGGATTTTGTACTTGAAGTTATTCTGCCCATGGAACCAAAATGTTTCAAGGTTAGGGGCCGTGATTTCAATGCGTTTCGTCAATGGGCAGTTGTGCACCTCGACTCTCTTAAGCTTAACGAGGGAGGAGATCTGCAAATAGTGCAGATGTGAGCAGCCAACAATCCTCAAATCCTCCAGCAACGGGCAGTTTTCTTCGAGTTTCTTCACCAACTTGGCATCAAGATACACAGCCTCTCTAATCAAAATCCCTTTCAAATTACACATCTTCAACGAAGCCAAGCCATACAATGAACTGCCCGTCAGTTTCAAGAAAGTAATCGAACTCGATTTAGCCAAACCAATTGGCATCTCGTGATATGTCCCGGCACAAACCTCAAGTTCTTTCACATTCTTAGCAATGGCGGCTCGAATCCATTCCGCCATTGACTGCACAGGCTGCTGCATAAATGGATCGATATCATTCGCGAACAATCTGAATTTATCCACGCATTCGAGGCGATCGAGCCTCGTAGCCAACGCATTCGTCACAAATCCCTTGAAACTATCCCAGTCCTCGCGTCTCTTCCTCTCGAAAATCCCTATCTCTCTCTGCGTCTTGAACCACCGATGGTCGAAGTGAAACGACTGGTACGAATCGAACACGCGCTTCCAATTCTTCGAGAGGACCGTGATCCGAGCCACGTCTTTGGGGCAGCGGAGGAAATTGAGGATGTGGTGGGCGATCGACTCCGGCAGCTCCGAAATACGATCCGAGACTTGGTCTTCTCCAGCGACCTTTCGCCTCTTTCCGGCTTTATCGCTAATCGAGTCCATATTTCGTTGCCTCTttctcgtcttcttcttcttccccaattCGCGATCGTCAGAAACCCTAGGATGACGCGAGTGGAAAAGCATTTTTTTCTgataaaattcgatttttttccTCTATGCTGGAGGTATTACAAATccaatactactataaaatgagaaaaagaagACAATCTAACAATATTAGAGAATTTTTCTACTACCATTTTGGCgggaaaattatgatatttttatCGTTATTTGATTTCACTGTTTTTCAATTTAATCATCCGAGCTGAACTTACTCACTATTTGAATCGAATGATGGCTAGATTCGCATGATTATgtcatctgcaacgctgtctcttaggccatctgcaatagggcggacgatggcacgcccgatggcgcgcatcgtccgcgcccgccatTATCTGCCCCATtacgggtgcgtgacataggccgcggacgatcgtcgcgccctatactaagggcgcggagtatatcgcggacgatgtccatcgtccgcgccatcgtccgcctcattgcggcctacgcggacgatggccgcggacgataggccatcggccatgccatcgtccgccccactctgggctacgcggacgatggtcgcagACGATGGCatgcgttttttattttctatttaaatctcgtttctcattcatttgtacatacgaacatatcgactatctctttacatattatctctcaacatccaaccaaaatgaatctcggcgacgacaccaatagttctagttcgtctgagtccgATAGTTCGACGTCAGAAgtattagatgcagccgttgaagaggccatggcggcatgctatgcggcaatgcagcgcgaggaggaggcggcggcagtggcggctgagcaagtccataggcctattcgacataggacgtATATCGGACGCGACCACCCGGAAGCTCAtagacgtctggttgaagactattttgccgatcaaccacgatggggcccgactgttttccaccgccggtttagaatgtcgcggtacctttttctcagcattgttcggacattgtcttcacgtgatgaatacttcacgtttcgggaggacggcatcggcaaacccggccttacaccattgcaaaagtgcacgactgctattcgtcagttggcatacggcaccacggcggacctttttgacgagtacctccattgaggggattctacaggccgcgagtgtctgaagcgcTTTTGTCGAGGGATAGTAGAGGcatatggcgacacatatttgcgcaagccgactgccactgattgccagggtctgatgcagatgcacgagacggcgcacgggtttcctgggatgctcgggagcatcgactgtatgcactggcagtggaagaattgtccgacggcgtgaagagaccaattcacaagtggatacaagggcagccacccgacgatgaacctcgaagccgtcgctgaccatcgactctggatctagcatgcttacttcggcgtagccgggtcgaacaacgacattaacttcctcaactcgtccaccctcttcatcgagcaatgtaacggcaacggcccggccatcgagtttaCTGCCagcagacgccaataccatatggggtactacttggccgatggcatctacccacggtggccagttttcctaaagacg carries:
- the LOC121782743 gene encoding jacalin-related lectin 19-like, with product MCLSIAISIFALYFSCKYSQQGEKDEASDGKEIVVGPWGGNGGSNWDDGSFNGVREIKLMYGRCIDSIRVVYDRNGRPIAAEKRGGSGGTKTAEVKLQFPEEYLTAVWGHYAPVVHGGSPVIRSLTFRTNRRTLGAFGVEEGTPFSLPMEGGQIVGFKGKCGWYVDAIGFHIAKVKTAKAVPRAQPSLFRRLTSSVSFAPLTLRDGDEARARSTKPAPLTLRDGDEARARSTKPPA
- the LOC121783036 gene encoding F-box/LRR-repeat protein At3g59200-like, yielding MLFHSRHPRVSDDRELGKKKKTRKRQRNMDSISDKAGKRRKVAGEDQVSDRISELPESIAHHILNFLRCPKDVARITVLSKNWKRVFDSYQSFHFDHRWFKTQREIGIFERKRREDWDSFKGFVTNALATRLDRLECVDKFRLFANDIDPFMQQPVQSMAEWIRAAIAKNVKELEVCAGTYHEMPIGLAKSSSITFLKLTGSSLYGLASLKMCNLKGILIREAVYLDAKLVKKLEENCPLLEDLRIVGCSHLHYLQISSLVKLKRVEVHNCPLTKRIEITAPNLETFWFHGQNNFKYKIRLNCTEKLRNLTLMGSGMTDSAFENHISMSPLLEKLELRNCTRIEKIRMCSQTLKSLTLIKCYMLNEVDVIAPYLHSFEYQGQGRFFPLLNAPRLSHVKLSPSSCNKRPDDSCDRFSWDLDGSKAGLKLIIYTKKTMKIFEEARKKDLWQAKASRIELIASASKVVKNVDNWLREIHGKSLALVSSAEGELLELINTLIMDREDSPSCCGFYSNKCWRHYIEDVKVSSKECVRRKTLYDFTWTPKIKKSRVE